Proteins from one Mucilaginibacter jinjuensis genomic window:
- a CDS encoding DUF1778 domain-containing protein → MERALKVEKTRFDTKLTKVQKELFELATKIGGYRTLTDFMLSTAEEKAKTIIQQHEAILASERDKKIFFDAIMNPPQANQRLQDAAKRYKEFNNQSAEV, encoded by the coding sequence ATGGAACGGGCACTTAAAGTCGAAAAAACAAGGTTCGATACAAAACTAACCAAAGTTCAAAAGGAACTTTTTGAATTAGCCACAAAAATAGGGGGCTATCGCACTTTAACAGATTTTATGTTGTCAACTGCTGAAGAAAAAGCGAAGACTATCATTCAGCAGCATGAAGCGATATTAGCTTCTGAACGCGACAAAAAAATATTCTTCGATGCTATTATGAACCCGCCTCAGGCTAATCAGCGTTTACAGGATGCAGCTAAAAGGTACAAAGAGTTTAATAACCAGTCTGCAGAAGTTTAA
- a CDS encoding helix-turn-helix domain-containing protein, whose protein sequence is MFSRGATKSEIDLYIINKVKAYRAENNMSQAVLAIKLEVSDAFIGQIENPRQRAKYNIAHLNKLAQIFNCSPKDFMPERPFV, encoded by the coding sequence ATGTTTTCTCGTGGTGCAACTAAATCTGAAATTGACTTATATATTATCAATAAGGTAAAGGCATATCGAGCAGAGAATAATATGTCACAAGCAGTGCTTGCAATCAAGTTAGAAGTGTCGGATGCATTCATTGGCCAGATTGAAAACCCCAGACAAAGGGCTAAATACAATATCGCTCACCTCAATAAGTTGGCTCAAATATTTAATTGTAGTCCTAAGGACTTTATGCCGGAAAGGCCTTTTGTTTAA
- a CDS encoding IS110 family transposase, whose amino-acid sequence MINTEPIKLKKYTYFIGIDISRNELDFAVMQDSKLLFHKEIPNQVADIKLMVTELKGLPKFTIRKAAFCMEQTGIYSNHLKIALKSCKANIIIEDALHIRSSLGTVRGKYDKIDAIRIAQYGYKNREHLRVWQPRRLILEQLAHLSTLRNRLINVKTIISQQLNEDTTFVNKKILNQSRMLCSKSTGAISLDVTGVDEFITELVKSDPYLMRMHDIITSVPCVGTVTAIQIIITSNELRDINDPKKYACYAGVVPFKRESGVIQGKAKVSKLANKRVKALLHTCALNAIRHDPELKAYFERKHKEEGKPKMAVLNAVRNKLVLRIFACLNQDREYEPNYKNKYSGDTNKNELNNDITAS is encoded by the coding sequence ATGATCAATACAGAACCTATTAAACTCAAGAAATATACCTATTTTATTGGGATAGATATATCGCGTAATGAATTGGACTTCGCTGTAATGCAGGACAGCAAGCTCCTATTTCACAAAGAAATTCCTAACCAAGTAGCAGATATTAAGCTCATGGTGACGGAATTAAAGGGCTTACCAAAATTTACGATCAGAAAAGCAGCGTTCTGTATGGAACAAACCGGTATTTACAGTAACCATCTGAAAATTGCGCTCAAGAGCTGCAAAGCCAATATCATAATAGAAGATGCTCTACATATTCGAAGCTCATTAGGTACAGTAAGAGGAAAATACGATAAAATTGATGCGATCAGAATTGCTCAATATGGTTATAAAAACCGTGAGCACCTACGTGTCTGGCAACCGCGAAGATTGATTCTTGAACAATTAGCCCATTTGTCCACACTCAGAAACAGATTAATCAATGTAAAAACTATCATATCACAACAACTAAATGAAGACACAACTTTCGTCAATAAGAAAATACTAAATCAAAGTAGAATGCTATGTAGTAAAAGTACGGGTGCTATTTCTCTTGATGTAACCGGAGTAGACGAATTCATAACTGAATTGGTAAAATCAGACCCTTATTTAATGCGGATGCATGATATCATTACATCTGTTCCATGCGTCGGTACAGTCACGGCAATACAGATTATCATTACTTCAAACGAACTTAGAGATATAAACGACCCTAAGAAGTATGCCTGCTATGCTGGGGTTGTGCCATTCAAGCGAGAATCTGGCGTGATTCAAGGGAAGGCTAAAGTATCTAAGTTAGCTAATAAAAGAGTTAAAGCACTGTTACATACCTGTGCCCTTAATGCGATTAGGCACGACCCCGAATTAAAAGCATATTTTGAAAGGAAACATAAAGAAGAGGGCAAGCCGAAAATGGCTGTGTTAAATGCAGTAAGGAACAAACTTGTGTTAAGAATATTTGCCTGCTTAAATCAGGATAGAGAATATGAGCCAAACTACAAAAACAAATATTCGGGTGACACTAATAAGAATGAGTTAAATAACGATATAACGGCAAGTTGA
- a CDS encoding IS110 family transposase: MNRPKKYTYFIGIDVSRNKLDFAIMRVAELLFHKEIKNEVTEIKGLVLELKKLPKFVISKAVFGLEHTGVYGNHLLLVLKKLKANIVYENPVHIRNSLGNIRGKYDKIDAIRIAQYLYKNREQFKLWQPKRPVVQELAHLSALRNKLITLGKSLNTPLNEDALFVNKRIITQSKALCSDSFYALTTDLEKVDNTIAGLIKSDDNLNRLHRLITSVPSVGTVTAVQIIITTNEFQDINNPKKFACYAGVVPFKNDSGKIEGRSKLSNIANKRVKTLLHTCALGAMRYVPDLKAYYVQKTKTEGKPKMAVLNAIRNKLVHRIFACVNDNRLYQSDYQRANEGT; this comes from the coding sequence ATGAACAGACCAAAGAAGTATACTTATTTTATCGGTATAGATGTTTCTAGAAATAAGCTCGATTTTGCGATAATGCGGGTTGCGGAGCTGCTATTTCACAAAGAAATTAAAAACGAAGTAACCGAAATAAAGGGTTTGGTCTTAGAATTAAAAAAATTACCAAAGTTTGTCATTTCAAAGGCTGTTTTCGGGCTGGAGCATACGGGTGTATACGGCAATCATTTACTGCTGGTATTAAAGAAACTCAAAGCAAATATCGTTTATGAAAATCCTGTTCATATTCGAAATTCGTTAGGTAACATCCGTGGTAAGTACGATAAAATTGATGCGATCAGGATAGCCCAATACCTGTATAAAAACAGGGAACAATTTAAACTATGGCAGCCCAAACGACCGGTTGTCCAGGAGTTAGCCCACCTGTCGGCGCTTAGGAATAAACTCATCACTTTAGGAAAATCATTAAATACTCCGTTAAATGAAGATGCTCTGTTTGTGAATAAAAGGATTATCACCCAGAGTAAGGCATTATGCAGCGACAGTTTCTATGCATTGACTACGGATTTGGAAAAGGTTGACAATACTATCGCGGGACTGATAAAAAGCGACGATAATTTAAACAGATTGCACCGGTTGATTACATCCGTACCAAGTGTTGGCACTGTGACCGCAGTGCAAATCATCATCACAACGAATGAATTCCAAGATATTAACAATCCTAAAAAGTTTGCGTGCTATGCCGGTGTGGTGCCCTTTAAAAATGATTCCGGGAAAATCGAGGGTAGAAGCAAACTTTCCAACATAGCAAATAAACGGGTAAAGACATTACTCCATACCTGTGCACTCGGCGCGATGAGATATGTTCCGGACCTCAAAGCATACTACGTACAGAAAACTAAAACAGAAGGAAAACCAAAGATGGCCGTGCTCAATGCGATAAGAAACAAGCTTGTACATAGAATTTTTGCCTGTGTTAATGATAATAGATTATATCAATCAGACTACCAGCGGGCAAATGAAGGAACATGA
- a CDS encoding histidine kinase — protein sequence MALAFALYMLIKLIADYFLDKNSQNIANPFVYVQGFYNRNIVRGFYFLVLSIFYWAAGHISHFRKQSLMAERQRLIVEKDKAEIETQLAKSRSAFYQQQINPHLLFNALNFVYSKVQEHSDEAAHCVWLLAEIMHFSLQQTEADGKINLVDEMAQIRNLLEINAYRFPVGIVLTMNGEFQRHRIIPLILLTLTENIFKHGDLTNANMPALLHLEIDANGHFFFRSQNLKKAKNTKFARQQLGLQNVRIRLDGAYPEKYRLNITELKDIFELTLTINL from the coding sequence ATGGCGCTGGCGTTTGCTCTCTATATGCTGATTAAATTGATCGCGGATTATTTTTTAGATAAAAATTCCCAAAATATCGCAAACCCTTTTGTCTACGTGCAAGGGTTTTACAACCGTAATATCGTCAGAGGATTTTATTTTTTAGTACTGTCCATTTTTTACTGGGCGGCTGGCCACATTTCCCATTTCCGAAAACAATCCCTAATGGCCGAAAGACAACGGTTAATTGTCGAGAAAGATAAGGCAGAAATTGAAACCCAACTTGCGAAAAGCCGAAGCGCATTTTATCAACAGCAAATCAACCCGCACTTGTTATTCAACGCACTAAATTTTGTTTACTCGAAAGTCCAGGAGCATTCTGACGAAGCTGCACATTGTGTATGGCTACTGGCTGAAATTATGCATTTCAGTTTGCAGCAAACGGAGGCCGATGGTAAAATAAACCTCGTAGATGAAATGGCACAAATTCGTAATTTATTGGAGATAAACGCCTATCGATTCCCGGTAGGAATTGTCCTGACAATGAATGGGGAATTTCAACGCCACCGAATCATTCCGCTGATCTTACTTACATTAACAGAAAATATTTTTAAACACGGTGATCTCACCAATGCGAATATGCCAGCTCTCTTGCACCTGGAAATTGATGCAAACGGCCATTTTTTTTTTCGCAGCCAAAACCTAAAAAAAGCAAAGAATACCAAATTTGCCCGCCAGCAACTGGGCCTGCAAAACGTCCGCATCCGGCTGGATGGAGCATATCCGGAAAAATATCGACTGAATATCACAGAACTGAAAGATATATTTGAACTGACCTTAACAATCAACCTATGA
- a CDS encoding LytR/AlgR family response regulator transcription factor has protein sequence MNLTCYIIDDESHSIDIIKRYIEQTPGLELSGTSTNPLEALEFFSENPAPGLTFLDVDMPQLNGLDFAELVNPVTEIIFTTAFRDYAPEAFEKNAIDYLIKPINYNRFLKAVTKVKLATEANKNGFSDVLAYFFVKSDLRGKFNRVEIDKIVYIENLGNYIAIHLTDEKITTYLTLSEILTRLPKNQFSRIHQSFIVNHCAIKSIEPGQIRLNTQFTLPIGGTYRAAFRLKMDNVILLSKRQTSG, from the coding sequence ATGAACCTTACATGCTACATTATCGACGACGAAAGCCACTCAATCGATATTATTAAAAGATATATTGAACAAACTCCCGGTCTTGAATTATCCGGCACTTCTACAAATCCCTTGGAAGCGCTGGAATTTTTTTCCGAAAATCCAGCTCCGGGATTAACTTTTCTCGATGTCGACATGCCGCAGTTGAACGGCCTTGATTTTGCAGAGTTGGTAAATCCTGTTACCGAAATCATCTTTACCACGGCATTTCGTGACTACGCCCCCGAGGCTTTTGAAAAAAATGCGATAGACTACCTCATTAAACCGATTAATTACAACCGTTTCCTGAAGGCTGTTACTAAAGTTAAACTTGCAACAGAAGCTAACAAAAACGGCTTTTCGGACGTCTTGGCTTACTTTTTTGTCAAAAGTGATTTAAGAGGTAAATTTAATCGCGTGGAAATCGATAAAATCGTGTACATCGAAAACCTCGGAAATTACATTGCCATACATTTGACTGACGAAAAGATCACCACTTATTTGACGCTTAGCGAAATATTGACAAGATTGCCTAAAAATCAGTTTTCCAGGATTCATCAGTCATTCATCGTGAACCACTGTGCGATTAAATCTATTGAACCGGGTCAGATCAGGCTAAACACACAGTTTACTTTGCCTATCGGCGGAACGTACCGTGCCGCATTCCGTCTAAAAATGGATAACGTTATTTTGCTCAGCAAGCGGCAAACCTCCGGCTAG
- a CDS encoding GNAT family N-acetyltransferase, producing the protein MSYPIFPLKSEFNKKDFNCGKDMLDNYIQKKAGQDLKRRLSAVFAMVDDSRVIAYYTLSSTSISRDLVPEETQKKMPPSYHDLPATLLGRLAVDQNYKGQRLGEYLLMDALKKAFDTSEKHIGSMALIVDPLDDDAEAFYAKYDFIKLDSGKMFLTMQNIAALFK; encoded by the coding sequence ATGAGTTATCCTATATTTCCGCTAAAGTCTGAGTTTAATAAAAAAGACTTTAACTGTGGCAAGGACATGCTGGATAATTATATCCAAAAGAAGGCCGGTCAGGATCTGAAAAGACGTTTGAGCGCTGTGTTTGCAATGGTGGATGATAGTCGCGTGATAGCTTATTATACCTTGTCAAGTACAAGCATCTCCCGTGACCTGGTTCCGGAAGAGACTCAAAAGAAAATGCCGCCATCTTACCACGATTTGCCCGCCACTTTATTGGGCCGTCTGGCCGTAGATCAAAATTATAAAGGTCAGCGCCTGGGTGAATATTTATTAATGGATGCGTTAAAAAAGGCTTTCGACACATCAGAAAAACACATAGGCTCAATGGCTCTGATCGTCGATCCTCTCGATGATGATGCCGAAGCGTTCTACGCCAAATACGATTTCATAAAGCTGGATTCAGGTAAGATGTTTCTAACAATGCAAAATATAGCAGCACTATTTAAATAG